A section of the Sedimentisphaera cyanobacteriorum genome encodes:
- a CDS encoding LamG-like jellyroll fold domain-containing protein, translated as MTNIYKILVFICCLAVSSSLFAGAIVPGFDDAQAMVDYTERQCGNADDMGGITGSGTITLAAKFTPSEADTTKTDGPVVILEVGGVHYGNGIYICDGMLTFASKGANGIGGSNQPIDGLYDTDASDSTAAVVMAPVYPNIETEVVASFNTNTGELTVLINGRLYTETISGTSGSANLSGNTSVTFLGFTPEGGGNCLDYGGLGTPEDDVPELLVQGYSDNLNGTTGMEMRGQIFDDVIDMEQLPRNPVPANGAVNVDPAAVTSLQFDTAGDPANTSNPNPDVTGHFVTAYSTYDPEDPSNNVEAVSAFLPAGSDPLEIPISFSLGDEIYWQVEEQISGAAEGSPSNITGPIWHFEALPAIPAITDSPEDAADFPGSELTFNAAFTSKTPAAVEWVKAGDPETIVDDFDADITISVSQHGDSYASSLTVSNIEKADQGEYFCRASNTNGNADSDSARLGVKRMIGYWPLDGDYLDYSGDEHHADPNTTPLESQWVDGVDPASTGQALDTEPNALAAAETEPFEPAKYTSEISITFWLKWAGPEAATDFLTGLVCSTDRELENNWWFGLNQDGQIAGNTPNYNPLTAPIDNQITPGEWSHLAFVNNEDSQLNLYVNGALVAASDSFEINKHLLPVQLMCDRRDQDGVLWRHTPGVFDEIKMYNYALTTDQIAQEYYDITGESFCKDPYSEDLQFDFNGDCKVDLADFAMMAVDWNESNLYPQLD; from the coding sequence ATGACGAATATATATAAAATTCTTGTATTTATATGCTGTCTTGCTGTTTCATCATCGCTTTTTGCAGGGGCTATTGTCCCCGGCTTTGATGACGCCCAGGCCATGGTTGATTATACAGAAAGGCAGTGCGGCAACGCCGATGATATGGGGGGCATAACCGGTTCAGGCACGATCACGTTAGCTGCGAAGTTTACACCCTCTGAAGCTGATACCACTAAAACCGACGGCCCTGTCGTTATTCTTGAAGTAGGCGGCGTGCATTACGGAAACGGAATCTATATCTGCGACGGTATGCTTACGTTTGCCTCAAAGGGGGCTAACGGAATTGGCGGTTCAAATCAGCCAATAGACGGCCTATATGATACCGATGCATCGGACAGCACAGCAGCAGTTGTTATGGCTCCTGTTTATCCGAACATAGAAACAGAGGTTGTGGCTTCATTCAACACGAATACAGGCGAGCTAACTGTTCTTATCAACGGCCGGCTTTATACCGAAACAATTTCCGGAACATCAGGCTCAGCGAATCTCTCAGGCAATACTTCTGTAACTTTCCTCGGTTTTACACCGGAAGGCGGAGGCAACTGCTTGGATTACGGGGGACTTGGGACTCCGGAGGACGACGTACCCGAACTTCTTGTGCAGGGTTACTCTGATAATCTGAACGGCACCACCGGAATGGAAATGAGAGGACAGATTTTTGATGATGTAATCGATATGGAGCAGCTCCCGAGGAATCCTGTCCCTGCAAACGGGGCAGTAAATGTTGACCCTGCTGCCGTTACCTCGCTTCAGTTTGATACAGCAGGCGATCCGGCCAACACATCTAATCCAAACCCCGATGTTACAGGCCATTTCGTTACAGCGTATTCAACTTACGACCCGGAAGACCCGAGCAATAATGTTGAAGCTGTAAGCGCGTTTTTGCCTGCCGGCAGCGACCCTCTGGAAATTCCAATATCGTTCTCGCTGGGTGATGAGATCTACTGGCAGGTGGAAGAGCAGATCAGCGGGGCAGCTGAGGGCTCTCCAAGCAACATAACTGGCCCTATCTGGCATTTCGAGGCTCTTCCTGCAATACCCGCTATTACTGACTCCCCGGAAGATGCTGCAGATTTTCCGGGCTCTGAGCTTACATTCAATGCAGCCTTCACAAGCAAAACTCCAGCAGCAGTTGAGTGGGTGAAGGCAGGCGACCCGGAAACAATAGTTGACGATTTTGATGCCGATATAACAATCTCAGTTTCCCAGCATGGCGACAGCTACGCATCAAGCCTCACCGTTTCAAATATTGAAAAAGCAGATCAGGGCGAATATTTCTGCCGTGCGAGCAACACAAACGGAAATGCTGATTCTGATTCTGCCAGGCTCGGCGTTAAGCGTATGATTGGCTACTGGCCTCTCGATGGTGATTACCTCGACTATTCAGGCGATGAGCATCATGCAGACCCGAACACCACGCCTCTGGAAAGCCAGTGGGTTGACGGGGTTGACCCTGCAAGCACCGGACAGGCTCTTGATACAGAACCCAATGCTCTGGCAGCAGCTGAGACTGAGCCTTTCGAGCCGGCAAAATACACCAGCGAAATTTCAATAACTTTCTGGCTTAAATGGGCAGGCCCTGAGGCAGCTACCGATTTTTTGACAGGACTCGTTTGCTCTACCGACCGTGAGCTTGAGAATAACTGGTGGTTTGGTCTTAACCAAGATGGGCAGATTGCTGGAAACACCCCTAATTATAATCCCTTAACAGCCCCCATAGATAACCAGATTACTCCAGGCGAATGGTCGCATCTGGCTTTCGTGAACAATGAAGACTCACAGCTGAATCTGTATGTTAATGGTGCACTGGTCGCAGCAAGTGATTCGTTTGAAATTAATAAACACCTGCTCCCGGTTCAGCTTATGTGCGATAGGCGTGATCAGGACGGCGTTCTCTGGCGGCATACCCCCGGCGTTTTCGATGAGATAAAGATGTACAACTACGCACTCACAACTGACCAGATTGCTCAGGAGTATTACGATATTACAGGAGAAAGCTTCTGTAAAGATCCGTACTCTGAAGACCTCCAGTTCGATTTCAATGGAGACTGCAAGGTTGATTTGGCTGATTTCGCTATGATGGCCGTGGACTGGAATGAATCTAATCTCTATCCTCAGCTTGACTAA
- a CDS encoding LamG-like jellyroll fold domain-containing protein produces MAGDIVSWFDDGDALVDYTAAKDGSGGDISALNPGSTITHAAKITPSQLDVTEESGPVVIIEAGGTLHGSGIYICNGEFVFALRTGADDGARELTDLDGTDGAMSVEMGEAIAGQENTVYASLNLTTGMILTSVNGNTEIRYLVNAVSSDNLTGNQTVAFLGDQALSIHMGGLSGGNDQENPFLNQSNTWIFDGVAGEPVRGQIFGIAVNPNLMANNPAPATSSVNIDPDVVSEAAFETAEDPANPGSQHPDVTGHFVTFYQGLNGDPNLGLPPLYETFVPAGSDPITVPINTPETFELDLGQEVFWRVEEQINGAPEGDSANILSPVWSFETLPPVPAAVSQPEDQAVFAGEQAVFEFSFTSKTAASAAWYKEGDPDTELLESDPDVTIELAQDGDSYTSTLYIDNAEVADQGYYYCLASNTDGDTQSSSAALAVKRMVGYWPLDGDYQDYSGEGHDVTPYGEPDPAQWVDGVAPAQTGQALSTIGRRESTGETEPFNAAEYTDEITASLWLKWPGTDDYGVIWRGIFSSRDDSVINWFLEIDNRNGIVRVNAPGYDAYQFAQISPDEWVHIAFTSSKDEVGAFYINGSQVAITNPGRYSINDTSRPVILGSTQENIDNMIEAVMDDVRLYNYAMSPEEIAGIYYDVTGEQICVEPNAENLVYDINGDCEVGLDDLAAVSVDWLNSKIFTGAAE; encoded by the coding sequence ATGGCAGGGGATATAGTCTCTTGGTTTGACGACGGCGATGCCCTCGTGGATTACACTGCTGCAAAAGACGGTTCAGGTGGAGATATTTCTGCATTGAATCCCGGCAGCACTATCACACACGCAGCCAAAATCACCCCCTCACAGCTGGACGTTACCGAAGAATCCGGCCCAGTTGTAATAATCGAAGCAGGCGGAACGCTTCACGGAAGCGGAATTTACATCTGCAACGGTGAGTTTGTATTCGCCCTCAGAACCGGCGCAGATGATGGAGCTCGCGAACTGACAGACCTTGACGGTACTGACGGTGCTATGTCTGTTGAGATGGGAGAGGCGATAGCAGGGCAGGAAAATACTGTTTATGCATCGCTTAATCTAACTACCGGCATGATCTTAACTTCCGTAAACGGAAACACCGAAATCCGCTATCTTGTTAACGCTGTCAGCTCTGATAACCTTACTGGAAATCAGACAGTGGCTTTCTTGGGTGATCAGGCTCTGTCTATTCATATGGGCGGATTGAGCGGCGGAAATGATCAGGAAAATCCTTTCTTAAATCAAAGTAACACATGGATATTTGACGGAGTTGCCGGCGAGCCCGTAAGAGGGCAGATTTTTGGAATTGCTGTAAACCCCAACCTTATGGCTAACAACCCAGCTCCTGCAACATCTTCCGTTAATATTGATCCAGATGTTGTTTCTGAGGCAGCCTTTGAAACCGCAGAAGACCCTGCTAACCCGGGTTCTCAGCATCCTGATGTTACAGGTCATTTCGTTACATTCTATCAAGGCCTGAACGGCGATCCGAATCTTGGGCTTCCTCCGCTGTACGAAACTTTTGTTCCAGCAGGAAGCGATCCTATTACTGTGCCCATCAATACCCCTGAAACATTCGAGCTCGATCTCGGGCAGGAAGTTTTCTGGAGAGTTGAGGAGCAGATAAACGGAGCTCCTGAAGGTGATTCGGCTAACATACTAAGCCCGGTATGGAGCTTTGAAACGCTTCCTCCAGTTCCTGCTGCTGTTTCTCAGCCGGAAGATCAGGCAGTATTTGCAGGCGAGCAGGCTGTTTTCGAATTTTCTTTCACAAGCAAAACCGCTGCATCCGCTGCTTGGTATAAAGAAGGCGACCCTGATACCGAGCTTCTTGAATCCGATCCGGATGTAACCATTGAGCTTGCTCAGGACGGGGACAGCTACACCTCAACGCTCTACATTGATAATGCAGAAGTTGCAGACCAAGGCTATTACTACTGCCTTGCATCTAATACCGACGGAGATACTCAGTCCAGCTCAGCGGCTTTAGCTGTTAAGCGTATGGTTGGCTACTGGCCTCTCGACGGGGACTATCAGGACTATTCCGGGGAAGGTCATGATGTTACGCCTTACGGAGAACCTGATCCGGCACAGTGGGTTGACGGCGTTGCTCCAGCTCAGACAGGCCAGGCATTAAGCACAATCGGCAGAAGGGAATCAACAGGCGAAACCGAGCCCTTCAACGCCGCTGAATACACAGACGAAATTACGGCATCTCTCTGGCTGAAATGGCCGGGCACCGATGATTACGGCGTAATCTGGCGCGGCATTTTCAGCTCTCGTGATGATTCAGTGATTAACTGGTTCTTGGAGATAGACAACAGAAACGGAATAGTCAGGGTAAATGCTCCGGGATATGACGCCTATCAGTTTGCCCAGATTTCTCCTGATGAATGGGTGCACATAGCATTCACCTCTTCAAAAGATGAAGTAGGAGCGTTCTATATCAACGGCTCTCAGGTTGCTATAACCAATCCTGGCAGATACAGCATCAACGACACCTCCCGTCCTGTTATCCTTGGCTCTACTCAAGAGAACATTGACAATATGATTGAGGCGGTTATGGACGATGTAAGGCTGTATAACTATGCTATGAGTCCTGAAGAAATTGCCGGAATCTATTACGACGTAACCGGCGAGCAGATTTGTGTTGAGCCGAATGCTGAGAACCTCGTTTACGACATAAACGGCGACTGTGAAGTAGGGCTTGATGACCTTGCTGCTGTATCAGTTGACTGGCTGAATAGTAAGATATTCACCGGAGCAGCTGAGTAG
- a CDS encoding family 1 encapsulin nanocompartment shell protein, giving the protein MPTILKREFAPVSENAWAEIDNEAADAIRNVITSRKVVDFNGPFGWELGAVNTGRLELESKGKDQLCWGIRKTQSLIEVREPFVLKQMEIDNLTRGSSDVDLDPVQEVAAKAAVFEDKVIYQGFKEAGITGIIEASEHDKIKLPESASKYPAAVAKAVKALTSAGITGPFNLVLSADQYYELMGAAGGGYPPYRTVSDLLAGGEIILSKAVDGGVLLSGRGGDFELTVGKDFSVGYASHNKTDVEFFITESFTFRVLEPKAAAVFG; this is encoded by the coding sequence ATGCCTACTATACTTAAAAGAGAATTTGCCCCAGTTAGCGAAAATGCATGGGCTGAAATAGACAATGAAGCAGCAGATGCCATTAGAAATGTTATAACCAGCAGAAAAGTGGTGGATTTCAACGGCCCATTCGGCTGGGAGCTCGGCGCGGTAAACACCGGAAGGCTTGAGCTTGAGAGCAAAGGCAAGGATCAGCTGTGCTGGGGAATAAGAAAAACTCAGAGCCTAATAGAGGTTCGCGAGCCTTTTGTTCTGAAGCAGATGGAGATCGATAATCTCACGAGAGGCTCAAGCGACGTTGATCTCGACCCAGTACAGGAAGTAGCAGCGAAGGCCGCTGTATTTGAGGATAAAGTGATTTATCAGGGCTTCAAGGAAGCCGGAATCACAGGAATCATTGAGGCCAGCGAGCACGATAAAATCAAGCTTCCTGAATCTGCATCTAAATATCCTGCTGCTGTTGCCAAGGCTGTAAAAGCCCTTACCTCAGCAGGAATTACAGGCCCGTTCAATCTTGTACTTTCCGCAGACCAGTACTACGAGCTTATGGGAGCTGCCGGCGGAGGGTATCCGCCTTACAGAACAGTTTCAGACCTGCTCGCCGGCGGAGAAATAATCTTGTCGAAGGCTGTCGATGGCGGCGTCCTGCTTTCTGGAAGAGGCGGAGATTTCGAGCTCACAGTCGGCAAGGATTTCTCTGTAGGATATGCAAGCCACAACAAAACAGATGTAGAGTTCTTTATAACAGAATCATTTACTTTCAGAGTTCTCGAACCGAAAGCCGCTGCAGTGTTCGGCTGA
- a CDS encoding encapsulin-associated ferritin-like protein, with protein sequence MALESLHEPVENLPEQILEERRAISSLMEELEAAHWYGERASCAKDPELKEILEHNRNEELEHAAMLTEWLRRKISAFNEELQTYLNTTAPITQIEDAEEGGGEDQPAGSDGSSLNIGSMKNGG encoded by the coding sequence ATGGCGCTGGAAAGTCTCCACGAACCTGTGGAAAATTTACCCGAGCAGATCCTTGAGGAGAGAAGAGCTATATCAAGCCTTATGGAAGAGCTTGAAGCGGCTCATTGGTACGGCGAAAGGGCATCTTGCGCAAAAGACCCCGAGCTTAAAGAGATACTTGAACACAACAGGAACGAAGAGCTCGAACACGCTGCTATGCTTACTGAGTGGCTGAGAAGGAAGATTTCTGCATTTAATGAAGAGCTTCAGACTTATCTCAACACAACTGCACCCATAACTCAGATTGAGGATGCAGAAGAAGGCGGCGGCGAAGACCAGCCCGCAGGGAGCGATGGTTCAAGCCTTAATATTGGTTCAATGAAGAATGGAGGATAA
- a CDS encoding glycosyltransferase, whose translation MHIEWYQTVSLLFVITQLCFLEFIRRNNQHNLKRKEKDSLNDFSPNVYLTIPCKGLDTEFEKNISAFFELAYQNYHLSFVVESEQDPAYPVLCRLKEKFEGRTKALSVMISVAGVSENACQKTHNMLHALKFAPEDTEILAFADSDARPLPEWLGSLVHPLKQEKKVGASTGYRWFIPIDGNIPVLFLSILNGKVAQILGKTRFNQAWGGSMAIRKELFYKLELHKIWQTCVSDDLTLSLQVLKAGYRIRYSPLCMVASYEAFTWKRLFDFIYRQLMITRVTSPIVWILGVIAAMFSVFGSWGALIYGLYALANSLPSAYYALGTSLIFFSAMCVRAYWRQKTMQNLLYRYREDIQKYSIYDITLSSIVSLFMIVFLFVSAFGRTITWRGVRYKMISAYRAKRI comes from the coding sequence GTGCACATAGAATGGTATCAGACTGTTTCTCTGCTGTTTGTAATTACTCAGCTATGCTTCCTTGAGTTTATCAGAAGAAACAATCAGCATAATCTTAAGAGAAAAGAAAAGGACAGCCTGAACGATTTCTCGCCTAATGTTTACCTTACGATTCCCTGCAAAGGGCTTGATACCGAATTCGAAAAAAACATTTCAGCTTTCTTTGAGCTGGCTTACCAAAACTATCACCTTTCTTTTGTCGTGGAGAGCGAGCAGGACCCGGCTTACCCTGTCCTTTGCAGATTGAAGGAGAAATTTGAAGGCCGAACAAAAGCCCTAAGCGTGATGATAAGCGTTGCGGGGGTGTCTGAAAATGCCTGCCAGAAAACGCACAATATGCTTCATGCCCTAAAGTTTGCACCCGAAGATACAGAGATTCTCGCTTTTGCAGATTCAGATGCAAGGCCCCTGCCCGAATGGCTCGGAAGCCTTGTTCACCCGCTCAAGCAGGAAAAGAAAGTTGGTGCGAGTACGGGCTATCGCTGGTTTATCCCGATAGACGGGAATATCCCTGTGCTGTTCCTCTCAATCCTCAACGGCAAGGTTGCTCAGATTCTCGGGAAAACCAGATTCAATCAGGCTTGGGGCGGGTCTATGGCAATCCGGAAAGAGCTGTTCTACAAGCTCGAGCTGCATAAAATCTGGCAGACCTGCGTAAGCGACGATCTAACCCTCAGCCTTCAAGTCCTCAAAGCAGGCTATCGAATCCGCTACAGTCCGCTGTGTATGGTGGCCTCATACGAGGCGTTCACTTGGAAAAGGCTATTCGATTTTATTTACAGGCAGCTTATGATTACCCGAGTTACCTCGCCGATTGTCTGGATTCTCGGGGTTATAGCAGCGATGTTTTCGGTTTTTGGTTCGTGGGGAGCTCTTATTTACGGCCTCTACGCCCTTGCAAACTCACTGCCCTCGGCTTACTATGCACTGGGAACATCGCTAATCTTCTTTTCTGCTATGTGCGTCCGGGCATACTGGAGGCAGAAAACAATGCAGAATCTGCTCTACAGATACCGCGAAGATATACAGAAATACTCCATCTATGATATCACACTCTCCAGCATTGTTTCGCTTTTTATGATTGTATTCCTGTTTGTTTCAGCCTTCGGCAGAACTATAACTTGGAGGGGGGTACGGTATAAGATGATAAGCGCATACAGGGCTAAGCGGATTTAG
- a CDS encoding metallophosphoesterase yields the protein MHKSAQQYIETLKEACALNRHQAVRDGNIIKLPDKGRVIVAGDLHGYDSAFDKIEKYADLENNPDTHLIVQEIVHGGPKDAYGGGLSFRLLKKVCELKTAFPENVHMILSNHDCSTITGSDVLKAGEEMRKRFEKGLQNTFDDKWEDVLLAIKQLLFYQSIAVRTENGFFISHSLPMERFKDEFEQDVFSRPLLISDMNRPNSVYSLTWGKKHSQEFLTELADKLSTKFFILGHQNYPEGYLISPPNTVIITTEHSNGCICELDLAREYEFSEVVESVKRLNDL from the coding sequence ATGCATAAATCCGCTCAGCAGTACATAGAGACATTGAAAGAGGCCTGCGCATTAAACAGGCATCAGGCAGTTAGAGACGGCAATATAATCAAGCTTCCCGATAAGGGCAGGGTTATTGTTGCCGGAGATCTCCACGGCTATGACTCTGCTTTCGACAAGATAGAAAAATATGCGGATCTCGAGAACAACCCGGACACTCATCTAATTGTGCAGGAAATAGTTCACGGAGGACCGAAGGACGCCTATGGAGGCGGGCTGTCTTTCAGACTGCTCAAAAAGGTATGCGAGCTGAAAACCGCCTTCCCGGAAAACGTGCATATGATCCTCAGCAATCACGACTGCTCTACGATAACAGGCTCGGATGTCCTGAAGGCAGGCGAGGAGATGCGCAAACGATTTGAAAAAGGCCTTCAGAACACATTCGATGATAAATGGGAAGACGTTCTTCTTGCAATTAAGCAGCTTTTGTTTTATCAGTCTATAGCCGTTAGAACCGAAAACGGCTTTTTTATCAGCCATTCCCTCCCGATGGAGAGATTCAAGGACGAGTTTGAGCAGGATGTATTTTCCCGGCCTCTGCTTATTTCGGATATGAACAGGCCGAATTCAGTCTATTCTCTTACTTGGGGCAAAAAGCATTCGCAGGAATTCCTTACAGAGCTTGCAGACAAGCTGAGTACTAAATTTTTCATCCTTGGCCATCAAAATTACCCCGAAGGATATTTGATTTCTCCGCCAAATACCGTTATTATTACCACCGAGCACAGCAATGGCTGTATATGCGAATTGGATTTGGCGAGGGAATATGAATTTTCCGAAGTCGTCGAATCTGTGAAAAGATTGAACGACCTTTAA
- a CDS encoding serine/threonine-protein kinase, translating to MRIPGFTIRKTLGTGAKSTIYEAQDHQTGDVVALKRVLVEHNDDMRFVEQVDTELKVASQIDNKYIRKCYRVIKRRRLLKTTEVLMTMELFNGLPLDSMNRLSLIDVMLIFRMASIGLNEMHRSGFVHCDIKPNNILVNMGRGEIKIIDLGQSCPVGTVKARVQGTPDYIAPEQVRKQPITHRTDVFNLGAAFYWVLTGKKVPTVLPKQNDIAAGVGFEESKKPESPSRIYSKIPMTLSNLIMDCVNANPAERPSGMHILISRLDDMIKTVAAKRNGKNA from the coding sequence ATGAGAATACCCGGTTTCACTATAAGAAAAACTCTCGGCACAGGTGCCAAGAGCACTATTTACGAAGCTCAGGACCACCAGACAGGCGATGTCGTAGCCCTGAAACGTGTCCTTGTGGAGCATAATGATGATATGCGCTTTGTCGAGCAGGTGGATACCGAGCTCAAGGTGGCTTCTCAGATAGACAATAAGTACATAAGAAAGTGCTACAGGGTTATAAAAAGGCGCAGGCTCTTGAAAACCACCGAAGTACTTATGACAATGGAGCTGTTCAACGGCCTCCCGCTGGACAGTATGAACAGGCTCAGCCTCATAGATGTGATGCTTATTTTCCGCATGGCTTCTATAGGGCTCAACGAGATGCACCGTTCGGGCTTCGTCCACTGCGATATTAAGCCAAACAACATACTTGTAAATATGGGCAGAGGCGAGATAAAGATAATAGACCTCGGCCAGTCCTGCCCTGTGGGTACGGTGAAGGCAAGGGTGCAGGGAACTCCGGACTATATCGCCCCCGAGCAGGTGCGAAAGCAGCCTATAACCCACCGTACAGACGTTTTCAATCTCGGAGCTGCTTTCTATTGGGTGCTAACCGGCAAAAAAGTGCCTACTGTTCTGCCCAAGCAGAATGATATTGCCGCAGGCGTCGGCTTTGAGGAATCAAAAAAGCCCGAAAGCCCAAGCCGGATTTACAGCAAAATCCCAATGACGCTTTCAAATCTCATCATGGATTGCGTAAATGCAAACCCTGCTGAAAGGCCTTCAGGTATGCACATTCTGATTTCGAGGCTCGATGATATGATAAAAACAGTCGCTGCAAAGAGGAACGGAAAAAATGCATAA